A single genomic interval of Pyrus communis chromosome 5, drPyrComm1.1, whole genome shotgun sequence harbors:
- the LOC137733992 gene encoding UTP--glucose-1-phosphate uridylyltransferase-like: protein MTLHSIVIQKLLSTNAHLGRRVAAHHFKQFTYGTRNGMAIIDSDRTLICLRSAAAFIAALAQQKARFMFVNTNSLWDEIIEQMTKKIGCYSPSMNMLWRTGGFLTNSHSPKKFRSRHKKICFGPTQPPDCLVVFDTDRKSSVILEADRLQIPIVSLVDSAMPLEYYKKITYPIPANESVQFVYLVCNLITKTFLLQQKRNGAVAVEEETREQVESTEESKSTNKAELLVLPYNLLPISPGVEETEELLDKLVVLKFNGASGASLGFHGPKSAIEIRDGLTSLGLIVKQIESLRSKYRCSVPFLLMNTPTTHEDTVKVVEKYSNSNIDIHSLKQTQQPQLKSHGVEQGGEDELYPSGHGALFLSLVKSGTLDVLLSQGKEYILLVNSGNVAATIDPKILNHLIENKIEYCMEVTPTFYDSDFNNIGSRLQKFELAEIAQNFVKHSMDKFKLVDTGSLWVNLKAIKRLLDTDALKIEDIPVSKGTDSDEIPLQETAAGSAIRFFDRAIGINVPHSRSLSINKTSDLLLLKSDIYICDEGVLVRNIARTNPKDPLIELGPEFEKVSDLLSRFKSIPDIIDLDSLKVTGDVWFGAGITLKGKVTIIARPGVKLEIPDRLVIENKDINDPSDI, encoded by the exons ATGACTCTCCACTCCATTGTCATACAGAAGCTTCTCAGCACCAACGCCCATTTGGGCCGCCGTGTCGCCGCCCACCACTTCAAGCAGTTCACCTACGGAACCCGCAATGGCATGGCCATCATCGACTCGGACCGCACCCTCATCTGCCTCCGCAGCGCCGCCGCGTTCATCGCTGCCCTCGCCCAGCAGAAGGCCCGCTTCATGTTCGTCAACACCAACTCCCTCTGGGACGAAATCATCGAGCAGATGACCAAGAAGATTGGGTGCTACAGCCCCTCCATGAACATGCTCTGGCGCACCGGCGGCTTCCTCACCAACAGCCACAGTCCCAAGAAGTTCCGGTCCCGCCATAAGAAGATATGCTTCGGCCCCACCCAGCCGCCCGATTGCCTTGTGGTTTTTGACACGGATCGTAAATCTTCGGTGATTCTGGAGGCCGATAGGTTGCAGATTCCAATTGTTTCGCTTGTTGATTCGGCAATGCCATTGGAGTACTATAAGAAGATCACGTATCCAATTCCGGCCAACGAGTCGGTTCAGTTCGTGTACTTGGTGTGCAATTTGATTACCAAGACTTTTCTGCTTCAGCAGAAGAGGAATGGTGCTGTTGCAGTAGAGGAGGAAACGAG GGAGCAAGTGGAGAGTACAGAGGAGAGTAAGAGTACCAACAAGGCTGAGTTGCTTGTGCTTCCTTACAACTTGTTACCTATTTCTCCTG GTGTTGAAGAAACTGAGGAGCTCTTAGACAAGCTTGTAGTGCTCAAGTTCAATGGAGCTTCGGGCGCAAGCTTGGGATTCCATGGCCCCAA GTCCGCTATTGAAATCCGTGATGGGTTGACATCTTTAGGCTTAATTGTTAAGCAAATTGAG TCTCTCCGTTCTAAGTACAGATGCAGTGTTCCCTTTCTCCTGATGAACACACCAACGACACACGAAGATACTGTCAAG GTCGTGGAGAAATATTCCAATTCAAACATTGATATTCATTCTCTGAAGCAG ACCCAACAACCACAGCTCAAGTCACATGGAGTAGAGCAGGGTGGTGAAGATGAACT ATATCCTTCTGGTCATGGAGCATTGTTCCTTTCCCTTGTGAAAAGTGGAACTCTTGATGTCCTACTATCACAG GGTAAGGAGTATATCCTTCTGGTTAACTCAGGCAACGTGGCTGCTACAATTGACCCAA AAATTTTAAACCATttgattgaaaacaaaattgaatattGTATGGAG GTCACACCTACCTTTTATGATTCAGATTTTAACAACATTGGTTCACGCCTACAGAAGTTTGAG CTTGCGGAAATAgctcagaattttgtcaaacat TCAATGGACAAATTCAAACTTGTTGATACTGGCAGCTT GTGGGTCAATTTGAAAGCCATTAAAAGGCTTTTGGATACAGATGCACTAAAGATAGAAGATATCCCTGTTTCGAAG GGAACGGATAGTGATGAAATTCCTTTGCAAGAAACAGCTGCTGGTTCAGCAATACGG TTCTTTGATCGTGCTATTGGTATCAATGTCCCCCATTCTCGATCTCTTTCAATCAATAAAACATCAGACCTACTTCTTTTAAAG TCAGATATCTACATCTGCGATGAAGGAGTTCTAGTTCGGAATATAGCTAGAACTAATCCCAAAGATCCTCTTATTGAATTAGGACCAGAATTTGAAAAG GTCAGTGACCTCCTAAGTCGATTTAAGTCCATACCCGATATTATTGACCTGGATAGCTTGAAGGTGACTGGTGATGTGTGGTTTGGAGCCGGTATAACTCTCAAG GGGAAAGTAACTATTATTGCAAGACCCGGGGTGAAATTGGAAATTCCTGACCGACTGGTAATAGAGAACAAG GACATCAATGACCCTTCAGACATTTGA
- the LOC137735098 gene encoding large ribosomal subunit protein uL3c-like, producing MSILSISSPSSSSALLSNVSFSSKSSPFITPPLQIAVAKSHKKRQTGVTMSMEAGIGVMATKLGMMSFFEPTGKVVPVTVVGFKEGNIVTQVKTQATDGYDAVQIGYRRVRDRKLTKPEMGHLQKAGSIPLRHLQEFRLQDVEGFEPNQKLSFDELFKEGDIVDVSGTTIGKGFQGGIKRHNFKRGLMTHGSKSHRALGSIGAGTTPGRVYKGKKMPGRMGGTKTKIRKLKIVKIDKELNVVMIKGALPGKPGNLLRIAPAKIVGKNIPKS from the coding sequence ATGTCAATCCTTTCCAtttcttcaccttcttcttcctccgctCTCCTCTCCAATGTCTCCTTCTCCTCCAAATCCTCCCCATTCATCACCCCGCCACTCCAAATCGCCGTCGCAAAATCCCACAAAAAGCGACAGACGGGAGTCACCATGAGCATGGAGGCCGGCATTGGTGTCATGGCCACGAAGCTCGGCATGATGAGCTTCTTCGAGCCCACCGGCAAAGTCGTCCCGGTTACCGTCGTGGGTTTCAAGGAGGGCAACATCGTCACCCAGGTAAAAACCCAGGCCACCGACGGCTACGACGCCGTCCAAATCGGCTACCGGCGGGTCCGTGACCGGAAGCTGACGAAGCCCGAAATGGGCCACCTCCAGAAAGCCGGCTCGATCCCCCTCCGCCACCTCCAGGAgttccggctgcaagacgtcgAAGGATTCGAGCCGAACCAGAAGCTCTCCTTCGACGAGCTTTTCAAAGAGGGTGACATCGTCGACGTCTCTGGAACCACAATCGGAAAGGGGTTTCAGGGAGGAATCAAGCGGCACAATTTCAAGCGGGGGCTGATGACCCACGGATCCAAGAGCCACAGAGCTCTGGGTTCAATCGGTGCCGGAACGACGCCTGGAAGGGTGTACAAGGGGAAGAAGATGCCGGGGAGAATGGGAGGGACCAAGACCAAGATCAGGAAGCTGAAGATTGTGAAGATCGATAAGGAGCTCAATGTTGTGATGATCAAAGGCGCCCTGCCCGGTAAGCCCGGAAACCTTCTCCGCATTGCTCCTGCTAAAATTGTAGGCAAGAACATTCCCAAGAGCTAG